CGACTCGCGTGCGCGCGCTGCTCACCGCCTCGGCCATCGCCTACGCGCTGGTCGGGGCGCTCGTGGCACCCGCGGCCCCGGTCGTCGCGGCGACGCGTCCGCCCGCGGTCCTCGCCGGGCCGGACGCGGCGGATCCGACCACGGGCGCGCACCTGCCGAGCCCCGCGCGCGTGGTCCAGCAGCTCCGCGACGAGGGCGTCTCCGACCGGGCGCTCCGCGACACGGCCCCCGTCGCGCTCCTGGGCGCGCTGCCCGCGCTCGACGTGCCCGAGCTCCGGCGGCTCGCCCGCGCCATCCCGGCGACGATCCGCGAGATCATCCGCCGTCCGCCCTCCGTGTCCGGCGTCGCCGCCTGGTGGTCGGGTCTCGCGCAGGCGGAGCGCCTCGAGCTGGCGGAGGGGATCCCCGAGCTCGTGGGCAATCTGGAGGGCATCCCCGTCATCGAGCGCGACGCCGCCAACCGCCGCCTCCTCGACCAGCGCGAGCGCGAGCTGCACGCCCGAGCCGCCACGACGCCGGGTCGCGGCGCGCAGCAGGAGCTCGGGCGCGACATGGACATGCTCGCCGAGGTGCGTCGGGCGCTGGAGCCCGCGGCGGGCGGCCCGGCGCGGTCGCTGCTCACGCTCGACACGACGTGGCCGGGACGCGCCGGCGTGGTGCTGGGCGACCTCGACACCGCGGCGTACGTCTCGATCGTCGTGCCCGGGATGTTCTACTCCGTGTCCGACCGCCTGGTCGACTGGACGGACGTCGCCGCGCGCCTCCAGCAGCAGCAGACCACGCTCCTCGGCGCACGCGCGGGCGCGGAGGCGGGCGGGGCCGGCGTCGCGACGATCGCGTGGATCGGCTACCGCACGCCCGACCTGCTGGGCATCGGGACCCTCGACCTCGCGCACGAGGGCGCCCAGTACCTGGAGGACGCGATCCAGGGCATCCAGGGC
This genomic interval from Clavibacter michiganensis contains the following:
- a CDS encoding alpha/beta hydrolase: MTTRVRALLTASAIAYALVGALVAPAAPVVAATRPPAVLAGPDAADPTTGAHLPSPARVVQQLRDEGVSDRALRDTAPVALLGALPALDVPELRRLARAIPATIREIIRRPPSVSGVAAWWSGLAQAERLELAEGIPELVGNLEGIPVIERDAANRRLLDQRERELHARAATTPGRGAQQELGRDMDMLAEVRRALEPAAGGPARSLLTLDTTWPGRAGVVLGDLDTAAYVSIVVPGMFYSVSDRLVDWTDVAARLQQQQTTLLGARAGAEAGGAGVATIAWIGYRTPDLLGIGTLDLAHEGAQYLEDAIQGIQGLRRDDPPYLAVIAHSYGSTAALLALSSGRASVDALAMVGSPGGAVRDAAELDVPVGRVFVGEAAWDPVVGSSYFGSDPGSASFGAEHFGVAGTGTASGVSADGSLAGVVGHNSYFDRGTESFRNLALIGIDRPVAHDVLSDASGR